The Astyanax mexicanus isolate ESR-SI-001 chromosome 7, AstMex3_surface, whole genome shotgun sequence genome has a window encoding:
- the si:ch211-250c4.5 gene encoding coiled-coil domain-containing protein 110: protein MEQTVEKSSVKNTFDNGQFGQMDFKEVISRSLISNFQQQGAFSGEIKLRSSEFLSKILASCVKGQEFTCDDTQHEQTDQQFAKIAKESQAVPETGTNASHYLDKETIEMLRSVLSRMELKKDEAGMWTPCVETKPSPDRNPSKIDLNPSKTFFHLPHNGSRCIHSNVKSAVVKVAQKPSSQATLTSKSKEKDRDRSDGSLPFKSKQLDFLEALKEKLKQKDLENRQIVQLLLIAQQELKDAKKMSKAKEVEARIIVQKLKCEELKNAELAKKLNNACEDMREKLCEAKDNNESFVKQLKALLEKYERLKKRANAIKQQLLEERAKKQSAQKSVKKVQQMAEELLSSQDFLEQQRDAAVKELSDCRRKLQTMEEEHKKHVSIVQRVKGEASAIRSEYLNLREELSKTQEENKKLKDEVQSKDLEKDKAVGDFQECKNVVKKLYAELDESKLQKESIYQELEAMKKEFNLIHNKHKVENLHLQEEKKACMKQFEGVRMEREALKEVVSKLKKDKQLLKEELERLQKEKARAETASYREGQRMREAVRLLERERTLLLDEMKDLRKDYFNLSDRITQRIGQLDQADAPMCITDISSIFHQNQASNVDNTVVSVASSVDMIQHIRRKLEEEENNLQK, encoded by the exons ATGGAGCAAACAGTGGAGAAGTCATCTGTAAAGAACACCTTTGATAATGGCCAGTTTGGACAAATGGACTTTAAAGAAGTAATTTCCCGAAGTTTAATCTCCAACTTTCAACAACAAGGAGCCTTCTCTGGTGAAATTAAGTTACGATCGAGCGAGTTCCTCTCTAAAATACTGGCCTCCTGTGTTAAGGGTCAAGAGTTTACCTGCGATGACACTCAGCATGAACAAACAGACCAGCAGTTTGCTAAAATCGCGAAGGAATCTCAGGCTGTTCCTGAAACTGGCACAAATGCGTCTCATTATTTAGATAAAGAAACAATTGAAATGCTGCGAAGTGTTTTATCCAGAATGGAACTGAAGAAAGACGAAGCTGGAATGTGGACTCCATGTGTGGAGACCAAGCCAAGTCCTGACAGAAATCCTAGTAAGATTGACCTTAATCCTAGTAAGACCTTCTTCCATCTCCCACACAATGGTAGTCGCTGCATTCATTCAAATGTTAAGAGCGCTGTAGTCAAAGTAGCTCAGAAACCTTCATCACAGGCCACTTTGACTAGTAAATCAAAGGAAAAGGACAGGGATCGAAGTGATGGGAGTCTGCCGTTTAAATCAAAGCAGCTTGACTTTTTGGAAGCTTTGAAAGAGAAGCTAAAGCAGAAAGATCTGGAGAATCGACAGATTGTGCAGCTACTACTGATAGCACAGCAAGAACTGAAAGATGCCAAAAAGATGTCAAAAGCGAAGGAAGTGGAGGCCCGGATAATTGTTCAAAAGCTGAAATGTGAAGAGCTGAAAAATGCTGAGCTCGCCAAGAAACTCAACAATGCTTGTGAGGATATGAGGGAGAAACTGTGCGAAGCTAAAGACAACAATGAAAGCTTTGTTAAGCAACTCAAAGCACTGCTGGAAAAGTATGAGCGGCTCAAAAAACGAGCCAATGCTATCAAGCAGCAGCTTCTTGAGGAACGTGCTAAGAAACAGAGTGCTCAGAAAAGTGTAAAGAAGGTGCAACAGATGGCTGAAGAACTTTTAAGCAGCCAGGATTTTCTGGAGCAACAGCGGGATGCTGCAGTAAAAGAGCTGTCAGATTGTCGGAGGAAATTGCAGACCATGGAAGAGGAACACAAGAAGCATGTTAGCATTGTGCAACGAGTTAAGGGGGAGGCATCAGCTATCAGATCTGAGTATCTGAACCTTAGAGAGGAGCTATCTAAGACTCAGGAAGAGAACAAGAAGCTCAAAGACGAGGTTCAATCCAAAGATTTGGAAAAAGACAAGGCTGTGGGCGATTTTCAAGAATGTAAAAACGTGGTTAAAAAGCTGTACGCAGAGCTGGATGAGAGCAAACTCCAAAAAGAATCAATTTATCAAGAACTGGAAGCCATGAAGAAGGAATTCAACCTAATTCACAACAAACACAAAGTGGAGAACCTTCATCTCCAAGAAGAAAAGAAGGCCTGCATGAAACAGTTCGAAGGTGTAAGAATGGAACGTGAAGCCTTAaaagaagttgtgtccaaactcaAAAAAGACAAGCAGCTGCTTAAAGAAGAGCTGGAACGCCTTCAGAAGGAAAAGGCCAGGGCTGAGACAGCTAGTTACCGTGAAGGCCAGAGGATGAGGGAGGCTGTAAGGCTGCTGGAGCGAGAGAGGACACTCCTATTGGATGAAATGAAAGACTTGAGGAAGGATTACTTCAACCTCAGTGATCGCATCACACAGAGGATTGGACAACTGGACCAGGCTGATGCTCCCATGTGCATCACTGATATATCATCGATATTTCACCAGAATCAAGCATCAAATGTGGATAATACAGTTGTCTCAGTTGCATCAAGTGTGGACA TGATACAACATATACGGAGGAAACTGGAGGAAGAGGAGAACAACCTGCAGAAATGA